A single window of Candidatus Omnitrophota bacterium DNA harbors:
- a CDS encoding SLC13 family permease, with protein sequence MKVKFLLILLIPLCLFFLSQQFGLNLHQATSLSIFAVSILGTLLFWSFRLTFAFLGTAVLLMTKTIDLEHLILFSSLEVILFLIGMMVIVGLLKDTGFFAWLVSLVLRMRRLTANKFLLIISFVSAILSCLVGEVAAIIFILAVILEICDYFEVNPVPFVIIAVMAVNIGSVGTILGNPIGVLIAIKSGLTFEDFIIKAFPIMVLAIIVCTIIFKYWYRKALSQFDRHIKELGANEILIRLISISPCKELKISLGILLTTLFSISLHHRIEILLGLPENTVLLALPLVSSGLVMLWKSHKARDYIEKDVEWWTLLFFLLLFAQAGTLKYSGTTDVIASRLGQAIGNNASALTGIVLWVSTIGSSILDNVVLVAAFIPVLQSFSSLNIHLDSLWWALLIGGCFGGNITIVGSTANIVALGILEKEKNLRLKFLQWLGIGLVVGCVTVCIAWAVLIFVPYYH encoded by the coding sequence TTGAAAGTAAAATTCTTATTAATACTATTAATTCCGCTCTGCCTTTTTTTCTTAAGCCAGCAATTCGGCCTTAACCTGCATCAAGCCACTTCGCTTTCTATTTTTGCCGTTTCTATTTTAGGCACGCTTCTTTTTTGGAGTTTCCGCCTGACCTTCGCTTTCTTAGGAACAGCGGTTCTTCTCATGACCAAAACTATTGATCTGGAGCATTTGATTTTATTTTCTTCGCTTGAGGTTATCCTTTTCTTGATCGGAATGATGGTAATCGTCGGGCTGTTGAAGGATACGGGATTTTTTGCCTGGCTTGTCAGCTTAGTTTTACGCATGCGCAGGCTTACCGCGAACAAGTTTCTGCTTATTATTTCTTTTGTCTCGGCAATTTTATCATGTTTAGTGGGAGAAGTAGCGGCGATTATTTTTATTTTGGCGGTTATTTTAGAAATTTGCGATTATTTTGAAGTTAATCCTGTGCCGTTTGTGATTATTGCGGTAATGGCGGTTAACATAGGTTCTGTCGGCACAATCTTAGGCAACCCGATTGGAGTATTAATCGCTATAAAATCCGGGCTTACCTTTGAGGACTTTATTATTAAGGCTTTTCCAATAATGGTCTTAGCGATTATTGTCTGCACAATAATTTTTAAGTATTGGTATCGTAAAGCATTAAGCCAGTTTGATCGGCACATCAAAGAATTAGGCGCTAATGAAATTCTTATCCGTCTTATATCAATTTCCCCTTGCAAGGAATTGAAAATAAGCTTAGGCATTCTCTTGACAACACTTTTTTCTATTTCATTACATCACCGTATTGAGATACTTTTGGGATTGCCAGAGAATACTGTTTTATTGGCGCTGCCTCTTGTGTCAAGCGGCCTGGTGATGCTTTGGAAATCGCACAAGGCGCGCGATTATATAGAGAAAGATGTGGAATGGTGGACGCTCTTGTTCTTTTTGTTGCTTTTTGCGCAGGCCGGGACACTTAAGTACAGCGGCACAACTGACGTTATCGCTTCAAGGCTGGGGCAGGCTATAGGCAATAATGCTTCAGCGCTTACTGGTATAGTGCTGTGGGTCTCCACGATTGGATCAAGCATACTAGATAATGTGGTTTTAGTGGCAGCATTTATCCCGGTACTACAGAGCTTTAGCAGCCTTAATATACATTTAGATTCTTTATGGTGGGCGCTTCTTATTGGAGGCTGTTTCGGCGGCAATATCACTATAGTAGGCTCAACCGCTAATATTGTAGCTTTAGGCATATTAGAGAAAGAAAAGAATCTGCGTCTTAAGTTTCTTCAGTGGCTGGGCATTGGTTTAGTTGTTGGCTGCGTAACTGTTTGTATCGCCTGGGCTGTTCTTATCTTTGTCCCGTATTATCATTAA
- a CDS encoding biotin transporter BioY — MELIYKNAASSRRAFLAVAGVSLLVILNIVGALVRIPLPFTPVPFTLQVFFVLLGASFLGARKAGLAQILYVVIGSLGLPVFSGAGSGFLYLAGPTAGYLYGFFLAALFCGFCIKFTHNKFHRVVLLFLISEAILLISGALWLVNSLKVSFTQGVLLGIIPFIPGDFLKILSAAAIYSCFGRKNSK, encoded by the coding sequence ATGGAATTAATTTATAAGAACGCGGCTTCTTCCAGAAGGGCGTTTTTGGCTGTGGCTGGCGTAAGCCTGCTTGTTATTCTAAATATCGTCGGAGCGCTGGTGCGCATCCCTTTGCCATTTACGCCAGTGCCTTTTACTTTGCAGGTATTTTTTGTGCTTTTGGGCGCTAGTTTCTTAGGCGCGCGCAAAGCAGGCCTGGCCCAGATTTTGTATGTAGTAATAGGGTCTTTGGGCCTTCCGGTTTTTTCTGGAGCAGGAAGCGGTTTTCTTTATTTAGCCGGGCCAACTGCTGGTTATCTATATGGATTTTTCCTGGCAGCTTTATTTTGCGGCTTCTGCATAAAATTTACCCACAACAAGTTCCATAGAGTTGTTTTACTTTTCCTTATCTCAGAGGCGATCCTGCTTATCTCAGGAGCGCTCTGGTTAGTTAATTCTTTAAAAGTATCCTTTACCCAAGGCGTTTTATTGGGAATAATTCCTTTTATCCCGGGGGATTTCTTGAAGATCTTGTCTGCCGCCGCAATTTACAGTTGTTTCGGCAGGAAAAACAGTAAGTAA
- a CDS encoding lysophospholipid acyltransferase family protein produces MDFKKKKKEFSRFLAFIGLVSCAKIINITPWRFLYPFAKGIAAFGYAVIARQRKIALESLRMAFPDKTQAEIEKIARDSFTFMSKASLELMFMMDKPWLLKERITIANKEKLDQALAKKRGVILVSGHFGNFPIMLGKLSLEGYAIGGIMRPMHDARVEKIFLEKREKYKVKTIYSYPKNVCVDNTIKALRNNEIIFLPIDQNFGTSGVFVDFFGRKAATATGPVIFAQRTRAVLLPCFILRQADDTHKIIFDEEVPLIEGKNSQDTIILNVQRLTDIIERYIRMYPQEWGWIHRRWKSQPPVGK; encoded by the coding sequence ATGGATTTTAAAAAGAAGAAAAAAGAATTTTCGCGATTCCTGGCCTTTATTGGGCTTGTTAGTTGCGCTAAGATTATAAACATAACGCCCTGGAGATTTTTGTATCCTTTTGCTAAGGGCATTGCCGCTTTTGGCTATGCGGTTATTGCCAGACAAAGAAAGATCGCCCTGGAAAGTTTGCGCATGGCCTTTCCAGATAAAACACAAGCAGAAATAGAGAAAATTGCCCGGGATAGTTTTACCTTTATGTCTAAAGCATCGTTAGAGCTTATGTTCATGATGGATAAACCTTGGCTTTTAAAAGAAAGAATAACCATTGCCAACAAGGAAAAATTGGATCAGGCTTTAGCAAAAAAAAGAGGCGTGATTTTGGTTAGCGGCCACTTTGGCAACTTCCCGATTATGCTGGGGAAATTAAGCTTGGAAGGATATGCCATAGGCGGGATCATGCGCCCGATGCACGACGCGCGGGTAGAGAAAATATTCTTAGAGAAGCGCGAGAAATATAAGGTAAAAACTATTTACAGTTATCCCAAGAATGTCTGCGTGGACAATACCATAAAAGCCTTGCGCAATAACGAGATAATATTCTTGCCTATTGACCAGAATTTCGGCACATCCGGGGTATTTGTGGATTTTTTTGGCCGCAAGGCAGCTACTGCCACAGGCCCGGTTATCTTTGCCCAACGCACCAGGGCAGTTCTTTTGCCTTGCTTTATTCTGAGGCAAGCTGATGATACGCATAAAATTATCTTTGATGAAGAAGTCCCTTTGATAGAAGGCAAAAATTCTCAGGACACAATTATATTAAATGTGCAGCGTTTAACTGATATAATTGAGCGCTATATCCGTATGTACCCGCAGGAATGGGGATGGATCCATCGCAGATGGAAGAGCCAACCCCCAGTTGGCAAATAG
- a CDS encoding adenosine-specific kinase, with translation MEIVTVKIKKSDDLNVIIGQSHFIKTAEDIYEAIVNSVPLVKFAVGFSEASGVCKIRLEGNDRELLKLAEDNLLAVSCGHVFIVFLKAAYPVNVLNAIKMVPEVCNIYCASANPIEVILAQTDSGRGILGVIDGLPPKGVETKEEKQSRKDLLRKIGYKL, from the coding sequence ATGGAAATTGTTACCGTAAAGATAAAGAAATCCGATGATTTGAATGTAATTATCGGCCAGAGCCATTTCATTAAGACAGCCGAAGACATCTATGAGGCAATTGTTAATAGTGTCCCGTTAGTAAAGTTTGCTGTAGGTTTTTCTGAAGCCTCGGGAGTTTGTAAGATCCGCCTTGAGGGCAATGACAGAGAGCTTCTGAAGCTTGCAGAAGATAATCTTTTAGCTGTTTCCTGCGGGCATGTTTTTATTGTTTTCTTAAAAGCCGCGTATCCGGTTAATGTCTTAAACGCGATTAAAATGGTTCCGGAAGTCTGTAATATCTATTGCGCCAGCGCTAACCCGATAGAGGTTATTCTCGCCCAAACAGATTCCGGCAGAGGTATTTTAGGAGTTATTGACGGATTGCCGCCTAAAGGCGTGGAAACAAAAGAGGAAAAACAATCACGAAAAGACCTCTTAAGAAAAATAGGATATAAGTTATAG
- a CDS encoding cation diffusion facilitator family transporter, which translates to METNDNKYKTIRKVLIIVLILNWLVAGFKIAFGLFTRCASMTADGFHSLADGASNIIGLAGIHFASQPKDSDHPYGHKKFETFFTLGIAVLLFLVAIELFKEGIARLGKPVTPEINFASFIVMISTMIINILVMLYERNRGKKLSSDILTSDALHTKADIFVSFSVIITLILIQRGFFLADAIVTLAIAFLIAYSGIGILKESSRVLCDSTVLDDKYIEKIVLSVPGVRTCHKIRTRGRTDDVHVDLHVQVTPSMHVDKAHTVSDTIEETLKKTLPGVTDVIVHIEPTS; encoded by the coding sequence ATGGAAACAAACGATAATAAGTATAAAACAATCCGCAAGGTTTTAATTATTGTGCTTATCTTAAACTGGCTGGTAGCGGGCTTTAAAATTGCCTTTGGCCTATTTACCCGCTGCGCCAGTATGACTGCCGACGGATTCCATTCCCTTGCTGACGGGGCATCCAATATTATAGGGCTTGCCGGCATCCATTTTGCCAGCCAGCCTAAAGACAGCGACCATCCTTATGGGCACAAGAAATTTGAAACCTTCTTTACTTTAGGCATCGCGGTATTACTGTTCTTGGTAGCCATAGAATTATTCAAAGAAGGCATCGCCCGCTTAGGCAAACCAGTAACCCCAGAAATAAACTTCGCGAGTTTCATTGTCATGATTTCAACCATGATAATCAATATTCTGGTAATGTTATACGAGCGCAACCGCGGCAAAAAACTCTCAAGCGATATCCTGACTTCTGACGCCCTGCACACAAAAGCGGACATCTTTGTTTCCTTCTCGGTTATTATCACTTTAATACTTATCCAGCGGGGATTCTTCCTGGCTGACGCGATTGTCACTTTGGCTATCGCGTTTCTTATCGCTTACAGCGGAATTGGCATCTTAAAAGAAAGTTCGCGTGTTTTATGCGACTCAACAGTATTAGATGATAAATACATTGAGAAAATTGTTCTTTCTGTGCCGGGAGTGCGCACCTGCCATAAAATACGCACCCGCGGAAGGACTGACGATGTGCATGTAGATTTACATGTGCAGGTTACCCCCAGCATGCATGTGGATAAAGCGCACACGGTCAGTGACACTATTGAAGAAACGCTAAAAAAAACCCTGCCCGGAGTAACGGATGTAATTGTGCACATTGAGCCGACTTCTTAA
- the lnt gene encoding apolipoprotein N-acyltransferase — MFPFILASFSGILLFLSFPDFNLSYLAFVAFVPLFFALRKQPLIKSFFIAYLSGMIFWWGAIYWLVHVTFLGTVVLIAYLCCYFGVFGVLTAVFLNKKSPMRILWILPGAWSVLEYTRAHLFTGFGWASLGYSQYLNLPFIQVADLAGVYGVSFVIVLVNAGVFILLQKEISLNLRLKQALVAVVVLLAVLFYGFIRLNKVNSLSQKLDLNLGVVQSNIDQELKWSEDNRDFIMARFMETTARLSGTDNPDLIIWPEAALPVVLEEQPRYFKLVQDFNRGLRSQLLLGAVRTENQKYYNSALLLSAKSDILAVYNKLHLVPFGEYIPFRGVFPFLESIAPIGDISPGKDYTLFPVAAKKASFSVKCAVLICFEDLFPELARSFVKQGAGLLVNITNDAWYKKTSAPRQHLQASVFRALENRVFLARSANTGISGFIAPSGKILSLVEKGGENTFIGGFSSCQFQDCALRNTFYTRYGDVFVTLAGVILFVL, encoded by the coding sequence TTGTTCCCTTTTATTTTAGCTTCCTTTTCAGGGATTTTACTTTTTCTTTCCTTTCCGGATTTTAATCTTTCCTATTTAGCATTCGTTGCCTTTGTGCCGCTTTTCTTTGCTTTAAGAAAACAGCCGCTTATAAAATCATTTTTTATCGCCTATCTATCGGGAATGATATTTTGGTGGGGGGCGATCTATTGGCTGGTGCATGTAACTTTCTTAGGGACAGTGGTTTTAATTGCCTATCTTTGTTGTTATTTCGGGGTTTTCGGGGTTTTAACCGCGGTTTTCCTGAACAAAAAAAGCCCGATGCGTATTTTATGGATTCTCCCGGGGGCCTGGTCTGTTTTAGAATACACAAGGGCGCATCTTTTTACCGGGTTTGGCTGGGCAAGTTTAGGCTATTCTCAATATTTAAATCTTCCCTTTATTCAGGTAGCTGATTTGGCAGGCGTTTACGGGGTTTCTTTTGTTATTGTTCTGGTCAATGCCGGGGTGTTTATTCTATTGCAAAAAGAAATATCTTTAAATTTGCGCCTGAAGCAGGCGTTAGTAGCAGTTGTAGTTTTATTGGCAGTACTCTTTTATGGGTTTATAAGATTAAACAAGGTAAATAGTTTAAGCCAGAAACTTGATTTAAACTTAGGGGTTGTCCAGTCCAATATAGACCAAGAATTAAAGTGGTCCGAGGATAATCGCGATTTTATTATGGCCAGATTCATGGAAACAACCGCGCGTTTATCAGGAACGGATAATCCGGATTTGATTATCTGGCCGGAGGCGGCCTTGCCGGTAGTATTGGAAGAACAGCCGCGATATTTTAAGCTTGTTCAGGATTTTAACCGTGGGCTAAGATCGCAGCTTCTTTTAGGCGCAGTCAGGACAGAAAATCAAAAATATTATAATAGCGCGCTTCTTTTATCCGCTAAAAGCGATATTTTAGCTGTATACAACAAGCTGCACCTTGTGCCCTTTGGAGAATATATTCCCTTTCGCGGCGTATTTCCTTTCTTAGAATCCATTGCTCCGATAGGCGATATTAGCCCGGGGAAAGATTACACATTGTTTCCTGTTGCCGCCAAGAAGGCAAGTTTTTCTGTTAAATGCGCAGTGTTGATCTGTTTTGAGGATCTATTCCCGGAGCTGGCGCGTTCTTTTGTAAAGCAAGGCGCGGGGCTTTTGGTGAATATCACCAATGACGCCTGGTATAAGAAAACTTCTGCGCCCCGGCAGCATTTGCAGGCTTCAGTTTTCAGGGCGCTGGAGAACAGGGTATTCCTGGCGCGTTCTGCCAATACCGGGATTTCAGGTTTTATCGCGCCTTCAGGAAAGATATTGTCTTTGGTAGAAAAAGGCGGGGAAAATACTTTTATAGGTGGTTTTAGTAGCTGTCAATTTCAGGATTGCGCCTTGAGAAATACTTTTTACACCCGCTATGGGGATGTGTTTGTGACTTTGGCGGGGGTAATTTTATTTGTTCTTTAA
- the secA gene encoding preprotein translocase subunit SecA has product MADLAGIVYKVNSFEETISGLSDAQLKEKTDYFRQHISDKARECASQIEQLEAELFEVAIPEEKDRIKEKIKSTRNKIFEDILAESFAVVREASKRAIGLRHFDVQIAGGVILHEGKISEMSTGEGKTLVATLAAYLNALLGKGVHIVTVNDYLARRDREWMGPVFEFLGLTVGVIQHEMDDQERQAAYNCDITYGTNNEFGFDYLRDNMKYNLEDLVQRGFYFAIVDEVDSILIDEARTPLIISGPAEEATDKYYTARHIADSLKGRRVLEKDEINAKHKGIDLTKGYEYLADEKARTISLTEDGESRAAKLWGVESLHNIDTMEFRHHTIQALRAKEFFQRDVDYVVKDGEVIIVDEFTGRMMPGRRWSDGLHQAVEAKEGIKIERENQTLATVTFQNYFRMYEKLSGMTGTASTEANEFKDIYRLDVVNVPTNRPLIRHNYPDCIYRTEKEKFKAVVDEICELHEKGRPVLVGTVSIDKSEKLSEMLKMRGIEHEVLNAKHHEREAQIVAQAGHYKAVTIATNMAGRGTDILLGGNPDFLAKSFIQHKLDQEAPDYNDQVKKALQDFKQSCLKEHEQVVALDGLHVLATERHEARRIDNQLRGRCARQGDPGSSRFYISLEDNLMRLFGSDKISGMMAALGLEEGQVIEHPWVTRSIEVAQKRVEQHNFEIRKQLLDYDNVMNKQREVIYAQRRDVLEGLSLKDSILDVAGKIIEEKVNAYVASENDPEARDFQVVFDEMRLKLGIEIEKKDFEKSAKDAAVYLLEKAQEYYNNKEQAIGEKMLRHLERMVFLQIIDTKWKEHLYAMDSLREGIGLRAYGQRDPLIEYKREAFEMFAEMIATIEEEAAEIIFKLQPQSQQEKFKQVFSARSQRMLHPDAEGFPEQGQAPGDTGSNINAPVAQQQATSEKVGRNQPCPCGSGKKYKKCCGK; this is encoded by the coding sequence ATGGCGGATTTGGCGGGGATAGTCTATAAAGTAAATTCCTTTGAAGAAACAATTTCTGGTTTAAGCGATGCGCAGTTAAAAGAGAAAACAGATTATTTCAGGCAACACATTTCCGATAAGGCCAGGGAATGCGCCTCTCAGATAGAACAGTTAGAGGCAGAGCTTTTTGAAGTAGCTATACCCGAGGAGAAGGACCGCATCAAAGAGAAAATAAAATCCACCCGCAATAAAATCTTTGAAGATATCTTGGCAGAAAGTTTTGCCGTAGTAAGAGAAGCCTCTAAGCGCGCCATCGGTTTGAGGCATTTTGATGTGCAGATAGCCGGCGGGGTTATTTTGCACGAGGGGAAAATCTCTGAAATGTCCACCGGAGAAGGGAAGACCCTTGTAGCAACATTGGCAGCTTATTTAAACGCGCTTTTAGGCAAGGGCGTGCATATTGTTACGGTCAATGATTATTTAGCCAGACGCGACCGGGAATGGATGGGGCCGGTGTTTGAATTCTTAGGTTTAACCGTGGGGGTTATTCAGCATGAAATGGATGACCAGGAAAGACAGGCCGCTTATAATTGCGATATTACCTATGGCACCAACAACGAGTTTGGTTTTGATTATCTGCGCGATAATATGAAATACAACCTTGAAGATCTTGTGCAGAGAGGTTTTTATTTTGCGATTGTGGATGAAGTGGATTCAATCTTGATTGATGAAGCGCGCACCCCGCTAATTATTTCCGGCCCGGCTGAAGAGGCAACCGATAAATATTATACTGCCCGGCATATCGCTGATTCTTTAAAGGGCAGAAGAGTGCTTGAGAAAGATGAGATTAATGCCAAGCACAAAGGGATTGATTTAACCAAAGGGTATGAATATCTCGCCGACGAGAAAGCAAGGACGATATCTTTGACTGAAGACGGAGAATCCCGCGCGGCAAAACTTTGGGGGGTAGAAAGCCTGCATAATATTGATACTATGGAATTCAGGCACCATACTATTCAGGCCTTGCGCGCTAAAGAATTCTTCCAGCGCGACGTGGATTATGTGGTTAAGGACGGCGAAGTTATCATTGTGGATGAGTTTACCGGAAGAATGATGCCCGGAAGGCGCTGGTCCGATGGCCTGCACCAGGCGGTAGAGGCAAAAGAAGGCATTAAGATTGAGCGGGAAAACCAAACTTTAGCTACAGTGACTTTTCAGAATTACTTCCGTATGTATGAGAAGCTTTCCGGCATGACCGGCACAGCTTCTACCGAGGCCAATGAATTCAAGGATATATACCGGCTGGACGTGGTCAATGTTCCTACCAACCGGCCCTTGATCCGTCATAATTATCCGGATTGTATTTACCGCACGGAAAAAGAGAAATTTAAAGCAGTGGTAGATGAAATCTGTGAATTGCATGAAAAAGGCAGGCCCGTATTAGTGGGGACAGTATCCATTGATAAATCCGAAAAGCTTTCAGAGATGTTAAAGATGCGCGGGATAGAACATGAAGTTTTAAATGCTAAACATCATGAAAGAGAAGCGCAAATTGTGGCGCAGGCAGGCCATTATAAAGCCGTGACCATTGCCACAAATATGGCTGGCCGCGGCACAGATATACTTTTAGGGGGCAATCCGGATTTCCTAGCTAAAAGTTTTATTCAGCATAAGTTAGATCAAGAGGCCCCGGATTATAATGACCAGGTTAAGAAGGCCCTGCAGGATTTCAAGCAGTCCTGCCTTAAAGAGCATGAGCAGGTGGTTGCTTTAGACGGTTTACATGTTTTAGCTACTGAACGCCATGAGGCAAGGCGTATTGATAATCAGCTGCGCGGCCGCTGCGCCAGGCAGGGTGACCCGGGGTCATCGCGTTTTTATATTTCCCTTGAAGATAATCTGATGCGCTTGTTCGGTTCAGATAAGATTAGCGGCATGATGGCTGCTTTAGGTTTGGAAGAGGGCCAGGTTATTGAGCATCCTTGGGTAACTAGATCCATTGAGGTGGCGCAAAAGCGCGTGGAGCAGCATAATTTTGAAATTCGCAAGCAATTATTGGATTATGACAATGTGATGAATAAGCAGCGTGAGGTTATTTATGCCCAAAGAAGAGATGTTTTAGAGGGGCTTTCGCTTAAAGATAGCATTCTTGATGTCGCCGGTAAAATAATTGAAGAAAAGGTAAATGCCTATGTAGCCTCGGAGAATGACCCGGAAGCGCGTGATTTTCAGGTGGTATTTGATGAGATGCGGCTTAAATTGGGCATAGAAATTGAAAAGAAAGACTTTGAGAAATCTGCCAAAGACGCCGCTGTCTATTTACTGGAGAAGGCCCAAGAGTATTACAATAATAAAGAGCAGGCTATCGGCGAAAAGATGCTTAGGCATTTAGAGCGCATGGTCTTCTTGCAGATTATTGATACCAAATGGAAAGAGCACCTTTACGCCATGGATAGTTTAAGAGAGGGGATTGGGCTTCGCGCCTATGGCCAGCGCGACCCCTTGATTGAATATAAGCGCGAGGCCTTTGAGATGTTTGCGGAAATGATTGCCACCATTGAAGAAGAGGCGGCAGAGATTATTTTTAAACTCCAGCCCCAGAGCCAGCAGGAAAAATTCAAACAGGTTTTCTCAGCGCGTTCACAGCGCATGTTGCATCCTGATGCCGAAGGGTTTCCAGAGCAAGGCCAGGCGCCCGGAGATACAGGTAGTAATATAAATGCCCCGGTTGCGCAGCAACAGGCAACTTCGGAAAAAGTCGGCAGAAACCAACCTTGTCCTTGCGGCTCGGGGAAGAAATATAAGAAGTGCTGTGGAAAATAG
- the prfB gene encoding peptide chain release factor 2 (programmed frameshift) codes for MFEEIKDQLSAIQARLQQLRGYLDVDKNKEKIRQLNAQMSQEGFWDNQDNSTKVVKQIKVLKNIVQPWDELYFRATETKELLELSEGEEQSFIRQIEATLDSIIEETNRLEFHTLLSGEFDKNNCILSINSGAGGTESCDWVEMLFRMYSRFAQSKEFTFKVLDILLGEEAGIKNVTVLVEGPYAYGYLKAERGVHRLVRISPFDANKRRHTSFASVDAIPEVEEVDFKIEEKDLRIDVFRSSGAGGQSVNTTDSAVRITHIPTGLAAQCQNERSQHQNKQVALNILKARIYQQKQQEQEAALTKTCGTPKKKIEWGSQIRSYVLHPYNMVKDHRSDYETADTAAVLDGKIWGFIEAFLKLQAQGAN; via the exons ATGTTTGAAGAAATAAAAGATCAGCTTTCAGCCATTCAAGCCCGCCTCCAGCAACTACGAGGTTATCTT GATGTAGATAAGAATAAAGAGAAGATCAGACAGCTTAACGCGCAGATGTCCCAGGAAGGATTTTGGGATAATCAGGATAATTCCACAAAGGTTGTTAAGCAAATCAAAGTTTTAAAGAACATTGTCCAGCCTTGGGACGAGTTGTATTTCCGGGCAACAGAGACAAAAGAGCTTCTTGAGCTGTCCGAAGGCGAGGAGCAAAGTTTTATCCGCCAGATAGAGGCGACCCTTGATTCTATTATTGAAGAAACCAACCGCTTGGAGTTTCACACTCTTTTATCTGGTGAATTTGATAAAAATAACTGCATCTTAAGTATTAATTCCGGAGCCGGCGGCACAGAATCCTGCGATTGGGTAGAGATGCTTTTCAGGATGTACAGCCGTTTCGCGCAAAGCAAAGAATTTACTTTCAAGGTTTTGGATATTTTGCTTGGAGAAGAGGCAGGGATAAAGAATGTTACTGTTCTTGTCGAAGGCCCTTATGCCTACGGATATTTAAAGGCAGAACGCGGGGTGCATAGGCTGGTGCGTATTTCGCCTTTTGACGCTAATAAAAGAAGGCATACTTCTTTTGCTTCAGTGGATGCTATCCCTGAAGTGGAAGAAGTGGATTTCAAAATTGAAGAAAAAGATTTACGCATTGATGTTTTTCGTTCATCAGGCGCCGGAGGGCAAAGCGTCAATACTACGGATTCCGCGGTCAGGATTACCCATATCCCTACCGGCTTAGCCGCGCAATGCCAGAATGAGCGTTCGCAGCATCAAAATAAGCAGGTGGCTTTAAACATATTAAAAGCGCGCATTTATCAGCAAAAGCAGCAGGAGCAGGAGGCTGCTTTAACAAAAACCTGTGGAACGCCTAAGAAAAAGATTGAATGGGGCAGCCAAATCCGCTCTTATGTGCTGCATCCTTATAACATGGTTAAGGACCACAGAAGTGATTATGAGACAGCGGATACCGCGGCAGTTTTAGATGGTAAAATCTGGGGTTTTATTGAAGCCTTCTTAAAATTACAGGCGCAAGGAGCAAATTAA
- a CDS encoding PilT/PilU family type 4a pilus ATPase yields MMIRDLLKEMVNRDASDLFFRVGGLPHIRIDGVVISVDNSIVTIEQMHKAIEEITTAGQRDTFRNNMDVDFAFYLAEMDRRFRVSIFCQRNSPSIVVRNVRNHINSFEELNLPSKVLENLAMEKRGLVLLTGTMGSGKSTTIASMIEYINQNSSRHILTIEEPIEFTFSDKKSIVNQRELGLDVSSYETALRAFTLQSPDVIYIANIRDRETMSAALTAAETGVLVLSTLHTVNAPQSVERIVNFFPPHQHQQIRIQLSSLLKGIISLRLMPFKDQAGRIPAYETMLLTPTISRLIREAKDDEITRFIEEGQIYNMCSFNQCLVKLVTQGKVSEEEAMRFSDNKEEFSLSLRGIKKR; encoded by the coding sequence ATGATGATAAGAGATTTACTTAAAGAAATGGTCAACCGCGATGCTTCGGATTTGTTCTTCAGGGTCGGCGGCCTGCCGCATATCCGCATAGATGGCGTAGTTATCAGCGTAGACAACTCTATTGTGACTATTGAGCAGATGCACAAGGCCATAGAGGAGATTACCACCGCCGGCCAAAGGGATACCTTTCGCAATAATATGGATGTGGACTTCGCGTTTTATCTGGCGGAAATGGACAGGCGTTTCAGGGTCAGCATATTTTGTCAGCGCAATTCTCCTTCAATAGTAGTCAGGAATGTGCGCAACCACATAAATAGTTTCGAAGAGTTAAATCTGCCTTCGAAGGTGCTGGAAAACCTCGCCATGGAGAAAAGGGGCCTGGTGCTTCTAACCGGAACTATGGGAAGCGGCAAGTCCACTACTATCGCCAGTATGATAGAGTATATCAACCAGAACTCAAGCCGGCATATTCTAACCATTGAAGAGCCCATAGAATTTACCTTTTCTGATAAGAAATCCATAGTTAATCAGAGGGAGCTGGGGCTGGATGTATCTTCATATGAAACTGCTTTAAGGGCCTTTACATTGCAGAGCCCGGATGTGATCTATATCGCTAACATCCGCGACCGCGAAACTATGTCCGCTGCTTTGACCGCGGCTGAAACAGGGGTGTTAGTCTTAAGCACGCTTCATACGGTTAATGCCCCGCAAAGCGTGGAAAGAATAGTGAATTTCTTTCCGCCGCATCAGCATCAACAGATCCGTATCCAGCTTTCAAGCCTTCTGAAAGGGATTATTTCTTTGCGCCTTATGCCGTTTAAAGACCAGGCAGGCCGCATCCCGGCGTATGAGACTATGCTTCTTACCCCCACGATAAGCCGGCTTATCCGCGAAGCCAAGGATGATGAGATAACCCGTTTTATTGAAGAGGGGCAGATTTATAATATGTGTTCTTTTAACCAATGCCTGGTGAAATTAGTTACTCAAGGCAAGGTAAGCGAAGAGGAAGCTATGCGGTTTTCCGACAATAAAGAGGAATTTTCGCTTTCTTTAAGAGGGATCAAGAAAAGATAG